In a single window of the Saccharothrix australiensis genome:
- a CDS encoding M20 family metallopeptidase: protein MSTPLELLTARRRDLVDDLALLVGTESPSDDRECLDRMAALLARWSLDRLPGATARRQAHGALGDVVEVLVEGATPDEVLVLGHYDTVWPRGTLDEWPFAVADGIATGPGAFDMKAGLVQAVWAVAALRDLGVPAPTVRFLFTPDEEIGSKASRPVIERAARGAAATLVLEPGVAGRVKTRRKGIGLFHVDVRGVEVHAGLDPEKGASAVTALAEVVLALRDVAAPDRGTTVNVGVISGGTRTNVVAGHARAEVDVRVATEDEARRVDRALAALRPTDPRVELVVGGDWNRPPMNPHPGSVELLGRARAVAAGYGRELGEVAVGGASDGNFVSAAGCPVLDGLGAVGDGAHARTEHVVLDGMPYQAALVAGLLADLAARPIA, encoded by the coding sequence ATGAGCACCCCGCTGGAACTGCTGACCGCGCGCCGGCGCGACCTGGTCGACGACCTGGCCCTGCTGGTCGGCACCGAGTCGCCCAGCGACGACCGCGAGTGCCTGGACCGGATGGCCGCGCTGCTGGCGCGGTGGTCGCTCGACCGGCTGCCCGGCGCGACCGCGCGCAGGCAGGCGCACGGCGCGCTCGGCGACGTGGTGGAGGTGCTGGTCGAGGGCGCGACGCCGGACGAGGTGCTGGTGCTCGGGCACTACGACACCGTGTGGCCGCGCGGCACCCTGGACGAGTGGCCCTTCGCCGTCGCCGACGGGATCGCCACCGGGCCGGGCGCGTTCGACATGAAGGCCGGCCTGGTGCAGGCCGTGTGGGCGGTGGCCGCGCTGCGCGACCTCGGCGTGCCCGCGCCGACCGTGCGGTTCCTGTTCACACCGGACGAGGAGATCGGCAGCAAGGCGTCCCGGCCGGTGATCGAGCGGGCCGCGCGCGGGGCCGCCGCCACCCTCGTGCTGGAACCCGGCGTGGCCGGCCGGGTGAAGACCCGCCGCAAGGGCATCGGGCTGTTCCACGTCGACGTGCGCGGGGTCGAGGTGCACGCCGGGCTGGACCCGGAGAAGGGCGCGAGCGCCGTGACGGCGCTGGCCGAGGTCGTGCTCGCGCTGCGCGACGTCGCCGCGCCGGACCGGGGCACCACCGTCAACGTGGGCGTGATCAGCGGCGGCACCCGGACCAACGTGGTCGCCGGGCACGCGCGGGCCGAGGTGGACGTGCGGGTGGCCACCGAGGACGAGGCGCGCCGGGTCGACCGGGCGCTCGCCGCGCTCCGGCCGACCGACCCGAGGGTGGAGCTGGTGGTGGGCGGCGACTGGAACCGCCCGCCGATGAACCCGCACCCCGGCAGCGTCGAGCTGCTGGGCCGCGCGCGGGCGGTGGCCGCCGGGTACGGCCGCGAGCTGGGCGAGGTCGCGGTGGGCGGCGCGAGCGACGGCAACTTCGTGTCCGCCGCGGGGTGCCCGGTGCTGGACGGCCTCGGCGCGGTGGGCGACGGCGCCCACGCCCGGACCGAGCACGTGGTGCTCGACGGGATGCCGTACCAGGCGGCGCTGGTGGCGGGGCTGCTGGCGGACCTCGCCGCGCGCCCGATCGCGTGA
- a CDS encoding response regulator, protein MPGDPIRVLLADDEPLYRATVRLLLAAEPGMTVVAEAGTGREACALAARHAVDVAVVDVRMPDWDGITATEHLTALPEPPKVLVLTTFDLDQAVYEALRAGASGFLLKDVAPRRLLDAVRSVAAGEALLAPSVTGRLIAHFLDAPRRPRRALDGVTPREREVLGLITRGLSNAEIEQHLHLSRHTVKTHIGHLMAKLAARDRAQLVIAGYEAGLADE, encoded by the coding sequence GTGCCGGGTGACCCGATCCGCGTCCTGCTCGCCGACGACGAGCCGCTGTACCGCGCCACCGTCCGGCTGCTGCTGGCGGCGGAGCCGGGGATGACCGTGGTCGCGGAGGCGGGCACCGGGCGGGAGGCGTGCGCGCTGGCCGCGCGGCACGCCGTCGACGTCGCGGTGGTGGACGTCCGGATGCCCGACTGGGACGGGATCACCGCCACCGAGCACCTCACGGCGCTGCCCGAGCCGCCGAAGGTGCTCGTGCTCACCACGTTCGACCTCGACCAGGCCGTCTACGAGGCGCTGCGCGCGGGCGCGAGCGGCTTCCTGCTCAAGGACGTCGCGCCGCGCCGCCTGCTCGACGCCGTCCGCTCGGTCGCGGCCGGCGAGGCGCTGCTCGCGCCCAGCGTCACCGGGCGGCTGATCGCGCACTTCCTCGACGCGCCGCGCCGCCCGCGCCGGGCCCTCGACGGCGTCACGCCGCGTGAACGGGAGGTGCTGGGTTTGATCACGCGCGGCCTGTCCAACGCCGAGATCGAACAGCACCTGCACCTGAGCCGCCACACGGTCAAGACGCACATCGGCCACCTGATGGCGAAACTCGCCGCCCGCGACCGGGCGCAGCTGGTCATCGCCGGCTACGAGGCCGGGCTGGCCGACGAGTGA
- a CDS encoding M6 family metalloprotease domain-containing protein, translating to MYHSRVRRGRRRPVLLLTALLSVAALAAGNAGAVAAPPSGPEHPWQYDHWPRQQPWQEGRDTARVAARAGFPGPIDPQNWVNPDHMTWERDYRKVPGTNWADPSVKGSVRTFKGALVLLDYPNQPFVVTQPKASTVFGNPSAEAHDVPRDQVARFYQDFLNKPNALNRGHTVHEYWMEDSGGRYGVDLTAFGPYTMPGKDHEYAMEFQSGTGCPAGDRCDRDIRTDGRAAWVADVGSGVPAGFDFVYFLSAGQDESGTWQEFGTMKFPTKEDVPDEFGPPDPALPNWSRTRYVDWTSWASGSAIWPNAGDGSSTQAESSGQGVYAHELSHLLGIGDNYNNPYGNPPRRAYTGIWDMLSRGSFNGPGGPHSRWVIPATAGGSMGAQHVLRNKIKLGIVDERNVLRLSREALAESGTVVARITARTVQPGPDGLSGVNVELKTGDLSPACDIRTDPLCDGGGYQNYTVEVVDRMGADSFTPDAGVLLAKTKNEDRAPFAWVVDANPQDIGMTDYVLPDGRRVPITIGDYRQLSDALFHAGTNSGSEYEYVDQANRLHFYVLDVQRDREGVLSYTVAIRSLDGAGPQRRGVRVLPTAGRTGSDGVATCRFPLVNTGRAAKPAGEHPEDVARYLDGDVYRVSATAEGRGWAVSVPNALTTAKFGHGVEVPVHVKRDGGAPLTKVTLKATSESDPTKTATSTCMVLGR from the coding sequence ATGTACCACTCACGGGTTCGTCGGGGGCGCAGGCGCCCTGTCCTCCTGCTGACCGCCCTGTTGTCGGTCGCCGCGCTGGCCGCGGGCAACGCCGGCGCGGTCGCCGCACCGCCCTCCGGGCCGGAGCACCCCTGGCAGTACGACCACTGGCCGCGCCAACAGCCCTGGCAGGAGGGCCGGGACACCGCGCGCGTGGCCGCGCGGGCCGGCTTCCCCGGCCCGATCGACCCGCAGAACTGGGTCAACCCGGACCACATGACCTGGGAACGGGACTACCGCAAGGTCCCCGGCACCAACTGGGCCGACCCGTCGGTCAAGGGCTCGGTCCGCACCTTCAAGGGCGCGCTGGTGCTGCTGGACTACCCGAACCAGCCGTTCGTCGTCACGCAGCCGAAGGCGTCGACCGTGTTCGGCAACCCCAGCGCCGAGGCCCACGACGTGCCCCGCGACCAGGTCGCGCGGTTCTACCAGGACTTCCTCAACAAGCCCAACGCGCTCAACCGCGGCCACACCGTCCACGAGTACTGGATGGAGGACTCCGGCGGGCGCTACGGCGTCGACCTGACCGCGTTCGGCCCGTACACCATGCCGGGCAAGGACCACGAGTACGCGATGGAGTTCCAGTCGGGCACCGGCTGCCCGGCGGGCGACCGGTGCGACCGCGACATCCGCACCGACGGCCGCGCCGCCTGGGTCGCCGACGTCGGGTCCGGGGTGCCCGCCGGGTTCGACTTCGTCTACTTCCTATCCGCCGGCCAGGACGAGTCCGGCACCTGGCAGGAGTTCGGGACGATGAAGTTCCCGACCAAGGAGGACGTGCCCGACGAGTTCGGCCCGCCCGACCCCGCGCTGCCGAACTGGTCGCGCACCCGGTACGTCGACTGGACGTCGTGGGCGTCCGGCTCCGCGATCTGGCCCAACGCGGGCGACGGCTCGTCCACCCAGGCGGAGAGCTCCGGCCAGGGCGTGTACGCGCACGAGCTGAGCCACCTGCTGGGCATCGGCGACAACTACAACAACCCGTACGGCAACCCGCCGCGCCGCGCCTACACCGGGATCTGGGACATGCTGTCGCGCGGCTCGTTCAACGGACCCGGCGGCCCGCACTCCCGCTGGGTCATCCCGGCGACCGCGGGCGGCTCGATGGGCGCGCAGCACGTGCTGCGCAACAAGATCAAGCTCGGCATCGTGGACGAGCGCAACGTGCTCCGCCTGTCCCGCGAAGCCCTCGCCGAGTCCGGCACGGTGGTCGCGCGGATCACCGCGCGGACCGTGCAGCCCGGACCGGACGGGCTGTCCGGCGTCAACGTCGAGCTGAAGACGGGCGACCTCTCCCCCGCCTGCGACATCCGCACCGACCCGCTGTGCGACGGCGGCGGCTACCAGAACTACACGGTCGAGGTCGTGGACCGGATGGGCGCGGACTCGTTCACCCCGGACGCGGGCGTGCTGCTCGCCAAGACCAAGAACGAGGACCGCGCGCCGTTCGCGTGGGTGGTCGACGCCAACCCGCAGGACATCGGCATGACCGACTACGTCCTGCCGGACGGGCGTCGGGTGCCCATCACGATCGGCGACTACCGGCAGCTGTCGGACGCCCTGTTCCACGCCGGCACGAACTCCGGCAGCGAGTACGAGTACGTCGACCAGGCCAACCGCCTGCACTTCTACGTGCTGGACGTCCAGCGCGACCGCGAGGGCGTCCTGTCCTACACGGTCGCCATCCGGTCGCTCGACGGCGCGGGCCCGCAGCGGCGGGGCGTGCGGGTCCTGCCGACCGCCGGCCGGACCGGGTCGGACGGCGTCGCGACCTGCCGGTTCCCGCTGGTGAACACGGGTCGCGCGGCCAAGCCGGCCGGGGAGCACCCGGAGGACGTGGCCCGCTACCTCGACGGCGACGTGTACCGCGTGTCGGCCACGGCGGAGGGGCGCGGCTGGGCGGTCTCCGTGCCCAACGCGCTCACCACGGCGAAGTTCGGCCACGGGGTCGAGGTCCCGGTGCACGTGAAGCGGGACGGCGGCGCGCCGCTGACCAAGGTGACGTTGAAGGCCACG
- a CDS encoding sensor histidine kinase: MARVARPGPLVLAVADAVAAVAVLAAAVLRAPQANPAVWVVAAALAVPLAARRLAPAAVLSTTTAAGVVAVVVGIGGEVAALAVAWALYPVGLSSARPGAVGVVGAVACVSAAGLAVASSPALPVFPAAPGTESFDTAPVTALLYGVVVIGGSWAVAAVVRTRRRQDAELAEARTGRAVAEERLRIARDVHDVVGHNLSLIAMKAAVANHVAASHPDERESALRVIERVSRSALDDVRAVLGGLREPAAPAVELGRLVDDARAAGVAVTFDGADLAEVPPAVRVSAYRIVQEALTNVRRHSHPPRCHVAAEVEGDRLVLSIVDEGVATGPVGAPGHGLLGMRERVALHGGSLHTGATPGGGFAVRAALPLDGAAHRAG; this comes from the coding sequence ATGGCACGAGTGGCGAGACCCGGCCCCCTGGTCCTGGCGGTCGCCGACGCGGTGGCCGCGGTCGCGGTCCTGGCGGCGGCGGTGCTCCGCGCGCCGCAGGCGAACCCGGCCGTCTGGGTGGTGGCCGCGGCGCTCGCCGTCCCCCTCGCCGCACGGCGGCTCGCACCCGCCGCAGTGCTGTCCACGACCACCGCGGCGGGTGTGGTCGCCGTCGTCGTCGGCATCGGCGGTGAGGTCGCGGCGCTGGCCGTGGCGTGGGCGCTCTACCCGGTCGGCCTGTCCTCGGCCCGGCCGGGCGCGGTGGGCGTCGTCGGCGCGGTGGCCTGCGTGTCGGCGGCCGGGCTCGCGGTGGCGTCCTCGCCCGCGCTGCCGGTCTTCCCGGCCGCGCCGGGCACCGAGTCGTTCGACACGGCACCGGTGACCGCGCTGCTCTACGGCGTGGTGGTCATCGGCGGGTCCTGGGCGGTGGCCGCGGTGGTCCGCACCCGCCGGCGGCAGGACGCCGAACTCGCCGAGGCGCGCACCGGTCGCGCGGTGGCGGAGGAGCGGCTGCGCATCGCGCGGGACGTCCACGACGTCGTCGGGCACAACCTGAGCCTGATCGCGATGAAGGCCGCCGTCGCCAACCACGTGGCGGCGAGCCACCCCGACGAGCGGGAATCGGCCCTGCGCGTCATCGAACGGGTCAGCCGGTCCGCTTTGGACGACGTCCGCGCCGTGCTCGGCGGGCTGCGCGAGCCGGCCGCGCCCGCCGTGGAGCTGGGCCGCCTGGTCGACGACGCGCGGGCGGCCGGTGTCGCCGTCACCTTCGACGGGGCCGACCTGGCGGAGGTGCCGCCCGCCGTGCGCGTGTCGGCCTACCGCATCGTCCAGGAAGCCCTGACCAACGTCCGGCGGCACAGCCACCCGCCGCGGTGCCACGTGGCCGCCGAGGTCGAGGGCGACCGCCTCGTGCTGTCCATAGTGGACGAAGGTGTCGCGACGGGCCCGGTCGGCGCGCCGGGGCACGGGCTGCTCGGCATGCGGGAACGCGTCGCGCTGCACGGGGGTTCGCTGCACACCGGCGCGACGCCCGGCGGCGGGTTCGCCGTCCGGGCCGCGCTCCCGCTCGACGGGGCGGCGCACCGTGCCGGGTGA
- a CDS encoding serine hydrolase domain-containing protein gives MFTTILTTLALTASVLDPVGSPTAVDAAAVDSIVERYREEVALPGAAVAVTRGDTVVHAAGYGRTPGGDAITERTTLAVASVSKSFTALAVLQLAERGRIGLDDPVQAHLPEFTMADPRAGAITVRQLLDQTSGMSDTTSTPFSGPAVHTLREAVASMREAGLADAPGSTWRYHNPNFQVAARLVEVVSGVPFAEYLRRNVFDPLGMTGSGTGDTERDLPPSARGHVRVLGVPLAVPEPPAFGNGSGGVLSTARDMAAWLIAQNNGGRGANGTSIATPDGIAATHTPSGAAKSYGLGWFVGTTASGAPLVHHSGDLFTSTAYQALLPASGHGVAVMANTGLQHGDAQAIAERLIAAIEGREPPPAGDPWPAVVDAVLLGAAVVVGVATWRGARRSRRWATRRRSAPWAVVRLVPLALPLLLLVTVHRVVGFLYRGRDVSWRQVPYLYPTFVVLLAVAAVGCAAVLVARAAAVVRAARRPVDGAAR, from the coding sequence GTGTTCACGACGATCCTGACCACGTTGGCCCTCACCGCATCGGTGCTCGACCCCGTCGGGTCGCCGACCGCGGTCGACGCCGCCGCCGTCGACTCCATTGTGGAGCGGTACCGAGAGGAGGTCGCGCTGCCGGGCGCGGCGGTCGCCGTCACCCGCGGCGACACCGTCGTCCACGCGGCCGGGTACGGCCGCACGCCCGGCGGCGACGCCATCACCGAGCGCACCACGCTGGCGGTGGCGTCGGTCAGCAAGTCCTTCACGGCGCTGGCCGTGCTGCAACTCGCGGAACGCGGGCGCATCGGCCTCGACGACCCCGTCCAGGCGCACCTGCCCGAGTTCACGATGGCCGACCCGCGCGCGGGCGCGATCACCGTGCGGCAGCTGCTCGACCAGACCTCCGGCATGTCGGACACCACCTCGACGCCGTTCAGCGGACCGGCGGTGCACACCCTGCGCGAGGCGGTGGCGTCGATGCGCGAGGCCGGGCTGGCCGACGCGCCCGGCAGCACCTGGCGGTACCACAACCCGAACTTCCAGGTCGCCGCGCGCCTGGTGGAGGTGGTCAGCGGCGTGCCGTTCGCGGAGTACCTGCGCCGCAACGTGTTCGACCCGCTGGGCATGACCGGCAGCGGCACCGGCGACACCGAGCGGGACCTGCCGCCGAGCGCGCGCGGCCACGTCCGGGTGCTGGGCGTGCCGCTGGCCGTGCCCGAGCCGCCCGCCTTCGGCAACGGTTCCGGCGGCGTGCTCAGCACCGCGCGTGACATGGCGGCGTGGCTGATCGCCCAGAACAACGGGGGGCGCGGCGCGAACGGCACGTCGATCGCCACCCCGGACGGGATCGCGGCCACGCACACGCCCTCGGGGGCGGCGAAGTCGTACGGGCTCGGCTGGTTCGTGGGCACCACCGCGTCCGGCGCGCCGCTGGTCCACCACAGCGGCGACCTGTTCACGTCGACCGCCTACCAGGCGCTGCTGCCGGCGTCCGGCCACGGCGTCGCCGTCATGGCGAACACGGGGTTGCAGCACGGGGACGCCCAAGCGATCGCCGAGCGCCTGATCGCGGCGATCGAGGGCCGGGAACCGCCGCCCGCCGGTGACCCGTGGCCCGCCGTCGTCGACGCGGTGCTGCTCGGGGCGGCGGTGGTCGTCGGCGTGGCGACGTGGCGCGGTGCGCGTCGTTCGCGGCGGTGGGCCACCCGCCGCCGGTCGGCGCCGTGGGCGGTGGTCCGCCTGGTGCCGCTCGCGCTGCCGCTGCTGCTCCTCGTCACGGTCCACCGCGTGGTGGGCTTCCTCTACCGGGGTCGTGACGTGTCGTGGCGGCAGGTCCCTTACCTGTACCCGACGTTCGTGGTGCTGCTCGCGGTGGCGGCGGTGGGGTGCGCGGCGGTGCTGGTGGCCAGGGCCGCGGCCGTCGTGCGGGCGGCGAGGCGGCCGGTCGACGGGGCGGCGCGCTGA